From Cinclus cinclus chromosome 2, bCinCin1.1, whole genome shotgun sequence, one genomic window encodes:
- the EMG1 gene encoding ribosomal RNA small subunit methyltransferase NEP1, whose protein sequence is MAAPRRPRGDVQEEDDNEGRSLEVKRPRGQRRLLVVLEGASLETVKVGKTFELLNCDKHKALLLRNGRDPGEVRPDITHQSLLMLMDSPLNRAGLLQVYIHTKKNVLIEVNPQTRIPRTFDRFCGLMVQLLHKLSVRAADGPQKLLKVIKNPVSDHLPVGCMKIGTSFAVSQVSDLRELVPAAEPVVIVVGAFAHGSVNVDYTEKMVSISNYPLSAALTCAKITTAFEEVWGVV, encoded by the exons ATGGCGGCGCCCAGGCGGCCACGTGGGGATGTGCAGGAGGAGGATGATAATGAGGGGCGCTCGCTGGAGGTTAAGCGGCCCcgcgggcagcggcggctcctGGTCGTGCTGGAGGGGGCGAGTCTGGAGACCGTGAAG GTGGGGAAGACGTTCGAGCTGCTCAACTGCGACAAGCACAAAGCGCTGCTGCTACGGAACGGCCGGGACCCCGGGGAGGTGCGGCCTGACATCACCCACCAG AGTCTCCTGATGCTCATGGACAGCCCCCTGAATCGGGCTGGGCTCCTGCAAGTTTATATCCATACCAAGAAGAACGTTCTCATTGAAGTCAATCCCCAAACCAGAATCCCAAGGACTTTTGATCGATTCTGTGGTCTCATGG TTCAGCTGCTGCATAAGCTCAGTGTCAGAGCAGCTGATGGGCCTCAGAAACTGCTGAAG GTGATTAAAAATCCAGTCAGCGACCATCTGCCCGTGGGCTGCATGAAGATTGGTACCTCTTTTGCAGTGTCACAGGTGTCAGATCTTCGTGAGCTGGTTCCTGCAGCGGAGCCAGTTGTCATTGTGGTGGGAGCTTTTGCCCATGGGTCG GTCAATGTTGACTACACAGAAAAGATGGTCTCCATCAGCAACTATCCCCTTTCTGCTGCCCTGACGTGTGCTAAAATTACTACTGCCTTTGAGGAAGTGTGGGGTGTAGTATGA